The Bacteroidota bacterium genome segment AAAAAGGAATTAAACAACAATGACAAAGCCATCGACAAAATAGAGCATTTGTTCACACGTCATTTTGCGTCATTTTCTACAACACCTTCGTTGGTATCCGTAATTTTTGCTGAAGAAATTTTCAGGAACGAACCCATGCTTATTGAAAAGATTTCGGAGGTTATCAATAAAAATGATCAAATTCTTACAGCAATAATAACAGAGGGTC includes the following:
- a CDS encoding TetR/AcrR family transcriptional regulator; the encoded protein is MQTDRQKEIVEVALELITEKGIQGLTIKNLSKKIGISEPAIYRHFDNKIQILISILEFFKDNTEQIFKKELNNNDKAIDKIEHLFTRHFASFSTTPSLVSVIFAEEIFRNEPMLIEKISEVINKNDQILTAIITEG